Proteins found in one Oryza glaberrima chromosome 4, OglaRS2, whole genome shotgun sequence genomic segment:
- the LOC127770240 gene encoding uncharacterized protein LOC127770240, giving the protein MAAIKMWSKVPAITQPDFEFCMLHSKYMKRRYMDAMALIQKYGKPDVFLTMTSNPKWDEITRGLEPSQTPQDRPDLVVRVFRAKLEDLKKQLFEKHILGKVIAHVYVVEFQKRGLSHAHFLLIMSGRYKLTSDRIVSAEFPDKKKYAELYNMVVKHMMCGPCGRLNGRCQCMRDGKCRNNYPREFNPTTLQGKDSYPLYRRRNDDKDLRDVIDKEDAGRTMLTAYFEANRQHVWARNILYRDFSMWFTWQTPGSTSFEDLRTVDGVVMPSFRVATERRGLIEADNTLDECLTEARVFQMPASLRRLFATILLYGEPSDVHGLWEKHLDAMSDDYRLPEEIPERLLRSHPLGVETDDMNLSDQLNDEQRSAFNKIMNVIGSAQGGVFFVDGPGGTGKTFLYRALLATVRGKGDIAVATATSGVAASIMPRGRTAHSRFKIPLNIEEGSYCSFTKQSGTTKLLQMASLIIWDEASMTKRQAVEALDMSMRDIMGCPHSPFGGKTIVFGGDFSQVHPVIRKGTRSQITDATLRRSSLWDCMVQLKLVRNMRAQSDAWFVDYLLRFGNGTEEVNKEGLIGLPLDICVSCKGNETDLERLIDTVFLNLNDNLTDPNYITCRAVLSTQNEFVDRINMKMIERFRGDVMTYHNFDRAEDDPHNNYPPEFLNSLTPNGLPPHVLKLR; this is encoded by the exons ATGGCTGCTATTAAGATGTGGAGCAAAGTACCTGCTATAACTCAACCTGACTTTGAATTCTGTATGCTCCATTCAAAGTACATGAAGCGTCGATACATGGATGCCATGGCCTTAATACAGAAGTATGGGAAGCCAGATGTATTCCTTACAATGACCAGCAACCCCAAGTGGGATGAGATTACTCGCGGGCTTGAGCCTAGCCAGACACCACAAGATCGTCCTGATCTCGTGGTTCGTGTCTTTCGAGCCAAGTTAGAGGACCTAAAGAAGCAGCTGTTCGAGAAGCACATCCTTGGCAAGGTCATTGCACACGTTTATGTTGTTGAGTTCCAGAAGAGGGGTCTGTCGCATGCACACTTTTTGCTGATTATGAGTGGTCGATACAAGCTAACGTCTGACCGCATCGTCTCGGCTGAGTTTCCAGACAAGAAAAAATATGCAGAGCTATACAATATGGTCGTCAAGCATATGATGTGTGGCCCTTGTGGTCGACTCAACGGTAGATGCCAATGCATGCGAGATGGAAAGTGCAGGAACAACTACCCACGAGAGTTCAACCCCACAACCTTGCAAGGCAAGGATTCATACCCGTTGTATAGGAGACGTAATGACG ACAAGGATCTCCGTGATGTTATAGATAAGGAAGACGCAGGGAGAACGATGCTTACAGCGTATTTCGAGGCTAACAGGCAGCATGTCTGGGCTCGAAATATCCTTTATAGAGATTTCTCAATGTGGTTTACTTGGCAAACGCCAG GCTCCACCTCATTCGAAGACCTACGTACTGTTGATGGTGTGGTCATGCCGTCGTTCCGTGTTGCAACTGAAAGAAGGGGTCTTATAGAGGCAGATAACACCCTCGATGAGTGCCTTACGGAGGCCAGGGTCTTCCAGATGCCAGCGTCGCTACGTAGGTTATTCGCTACCATATTGCTGTACGGCGAACCTAGCGATGTCCATGGTCTTTGGGAGAAGCATCTAGATGCCATGTCGGATGACTACAGGC TACCAGAGGAGATCCCAGAGAGATTATTGAGGAGTCATCCATTGGGTGTGGAGACGGACGATATGAACCTCTCAGACCAGCTCAATGATGAGCAAAGGTCTGCATTCAACAAAATCATGAATGTAATTGGCAGTGCTCAGGGGGGTGTTTTCTTCGTAGATGGCCCAGGAGGCACGGGGAAGACTTTCTTGTATAGGGCGCTGCTAGCTACAGTTCGCGGCAAAGGAGATATAGCGGTGGCAACCGCGACGTCGGGTGTTGCAGCTTCTATAATGCCTAGAGGCCGGACCGCACATTCACGGTTCAAGATCCCCCTCAACATTGAGGAAGGGTCGTATTGCAGCTTCACCAAACAAAGTGGGACGACGAAGCTTCTCCAGATGGCGTCGCTTATAATATGGGATGAGGCCTCCATGACAAAGAGGCAAGCAGTTGAGGCCCTCGATATGAGCATGAGAGATATAATGGGTTGTCCGCATTCTCCGTTTGGAGGGAAGACGATTGTGTTTGGAGGGGATTTCAGTCAGGTGCACCCGGTCATTAGGAAGGGCACTAGGTCTCAGATAACAGATGCCACTCTACGCCGGTCCTCTCTTTGGGATTGTATGGTTCAATTGAAACTTGTTCGCAATATGAGGGCGCAGAGCGACGCATGGTTTGTGGACTATCTCCTTCGATTTGGGAATGGAACCGAGGAGGTGAACAAGGAAGGACTCATAGGCCTTCCTTTAGATATTTGCGTGTCGTGCAAAGGGAATGAAACGGACCTCGAAAGGCTCATCGATACTGTGTTCCTCAACCTAAACGATAACCTGACGGACCCAAACTACATCACATGTAGGGCCGTATTGTCCACTCAGAATGAGTTTGTCGATCGAATAAACATGAAGATGATTGAGCGGTTTAGAGGAGATGTGATGACATACCATAATTTTGACCGAGCAGAGGATGACCCTCATAACAATTACCCGCCGGAATTCTTGAACTCTCTAACTCCAAATGGGCTACCTCCGCATGTGCTTAAGCTGAGATAA